The following nucleotide sequence is from Nothobranchius furzeri strain GRZ-AD chromosome 11, NfurGRZ-RIMD1, whole genome shotgun sequence.
ctgaacaggtgagttttcagctgctttttaaaggagaccactgagtccactgatctcaggctcagggggagagagttccagagtctgggggccacagcagcaaatgatctgtcacctttggtctttagcctggtgctgcacaaccagtaggctttgatcactggacctcagggacctgctgggggtgtagggactgagaagatcaccaatgtaacatggtgcttgtccatgtaaggccctatagaccagaaccaggatcttgaaattaaggctgcaacaacgaatcgataaattcgatgaaaatcgattactaaaagcgttggcaacgaattgcgtcatcgattcgttgtgtcgcacaactcttccaaaagcccccccccccttcccgcccgacaTTGCGCGCAGACAAGATCAAGTCAgaacagcgcgagggagagccggcagacttgcgctgctgcgaaccggttccgcattgtcgcgcagcgatccaggcagctgcttccagcgcacggtccattctcaaagtggcgcaaccaaaaaactataataagcacacgatcgttcatgtccgcacatgtcctctattttctgtcttatttgtgcctgaagctcgctactgcggagctcatcacctgtgctgtggtgatgtcacctcactgatgcagcatcgaaaacgcgctctgagcttttcggtcaggagatcctttgatctgctcaaaagtaactgatgaggtgaaaaggtaagaatccaggcaacagattttctggagaattatgaggagatgcaggaagatgagagacagacaggacaggaaaatagttaaataaaaacaagaaaacaaaacaaagtgttgaaaagtaaaatgtaggtagatttatctccactacacgtttttaccagtaaaaaacaataagttatacacatgtcatatttatacatctgattcaattcagatcaccttcaaaactcagtcacacacccagggccgtttcaagacattttgggggccaaggcaaaatgcccccccccccccccccaactgggctccccagaagcctctgtgtaatccataccctctccagtagtgttagttatatggtgtttataaaagcccctcagacattactgacatgttctaatattatcagatgaaaaactaaattatcagacatgctgtctcatctgcttcttttctaaacttgcaaaaagtaacaaaaccatttgaaagccactatttgtggattctctgaaagtttccatggagtgtgtgacaacttattttatcactgatcctatcgtctaatctcacagctgaaacaagcatccttaatcatctgtgcacaggaagcttgccgatgctgtagtaaaacaaaaggtataataatttattattaataaaaccttgttgcagcactaaagcagaaaaatgagattttgcattaaatatgcaaaatatttacatatgaattgttttagagccctttaattggcagaatctgatatcaatttagttcttacaaaaaatgggtcccaacatggtttgtgtggcgttgccatagtgtgatgtcataggcacagatcccctgtcctcttgtttggaaatggaaatatgatcaccctacattaaacaaactgtccacccgggcttttgcgctgcacagagacgcttcgctgcctatgactttgaacgtcagttgagagtcagtctcatgcagactgaccaatgaagagaggtcctcaggttaagaccctctcctcattggtcagtccacacgaggtgggtcaaaggttactctgggcgggttacgtgttgtcaggcattcaagtattgagtatatttactgcatattacagtaaaatattctgtatgtgaccacattatggtgatccttgggtcgtgatgatggagcccttgaatattgttgcccagggtacaacaaagtgttaatctggccctggttccgccgtcacattcccgcagaaactggttgatcacaccggggccagactactagcatgtggttttacaaccacaatgtcctcagaagcgaaaatgcttttaaaagggagggaggagtcctaactgttgctgcaggcgtgttgtgtgagagtgcagttatatactggttaatatatttttgggttcagttgctttcatgtggcctaatgtgagtctatttgggatcattggaatgatcagcagcatttcttgatgtgactttatggcagttgcccagggcatcatcgcaaggaggatggcattcatttacttttgttttatttggtattttttcagtcatttttggaaatagtgatcaattttgattaattcacagcctatgtttaattacatttaaaataaatgtcaacagatgagatcaaacaaaacagatgagaattgcccttaagctgtttaacttggaccaagcattttaggtcacagatagatgtagcttagggtctctgtctatacaccttataagacaatttaggtgatggcatgttgtttttctgctattgaactgttttctaataatgttgtgttaaataaagtgaaggaaggagagaaataacgtttccctagcagtttttaaaaatttccccatgtaatccgattaatcgattaatcgtgtcgagaccccatccgattcatcgattatccaaataatcgtttgttgcagccctacttgaaatgaaccctgaagttgactggcagccagtgaagctggaggagaagcggggtgatgtgggtctgtgtggaggacttggtcagaagctgagtacaggcgttctgaaccacctgtagacggttcagggaggttctgctcagacacgtgaaaagagagttacagtagtctagctTCGCCTAACTTGTGAAACTACAAGACAGGGATGTTGTGCTGTTTACTTTATTTTTCTCTTTGCATCTTGTCCTGTGAAATactggtaaataaaaaaaaaatacaagataaattgtTCTAGTCTGACCTAAATTTTTGAAGCTAAATCTCAGTTTTTGCAGTTGACCGGTGCAGTTTGTGAACTAGCACTGGTCAAAAATGACCCAAACAAGCTGTGGAAACGTGCTTTAACCAAATGTTGACCCGCAGGTTACCTTCAAGTGCGTTATAAAGGTCATAAAACAGTTGTGTTGACCAACCCTAACACTAACCTGCACCACAGTGTATAAACATCCATCTACGGTACCTTCAGGTGGTAGTGACAGCAGCGGGATGCTAGCTTAGCCTAGCAGTGGAGGGAGCAGACAAACAGGACCTCTCACCTACTTTATTAGAAAACCTAGACcctgtttcttttctttgtgTTCGACAGAATACTGCCATGTTGAGAAAATATTAGTATATTTAACGCTCATAGCCAAAAACACCCACATTCTGCCCTCTGGCCTCAGTTTTTGCTAGCTACAAACTTTTAGATGAATATTAGAAAATCTGCATACCTTCCGAAGGGACTCCTTCAACGCAAAGTGCTCTTGTGTGTAGATTAAATGGTCGGCCGTGGTGTCTGAGGGCTTGAACGTTGCGGGTTTAGCTGACGCGTGTTCAGACAGAGGCCGGACACCCGCAAGCGAGGTGAGTTTGTACAAACTGCGGCTGTTAAACAGCAGGTTTAAACGCAGAGCTCCTCCGTGCAGCGCCATGATTGTTGACAGCAGCGGGGCCGCGCATGCGCACTCGGTGGCAGCACGAATTTTCTGCACTTTTTACAACTTTCCGTTTTTGTTTATTATCTAGAAAATGAAGACTTTCACAGTCTTTATTATTACGTTCAAATGACTAATTAGTGAGATTGACGTCATATTTGTGAACGTCATGATTAGGAGATGCACAGGAACATTCAGTCATAACTTCTCAGAAAAACTTCATAATGATGATACAAGTTAATTTTATTATAAGAAACAcctataatttgtaataatgggtTTTAATGTCATAAGTATGAGAAATAAAGTAATGAttttaattatgatgatgatgatgattattctaAAATCCCATATATGAGCCATAAAGTCATAATTTTTCATCGTCTTGCACTCAATCACATTTCATTTGCACATTTCTTCTTTCATGTTCTTGCTCCCTATAATATTCTGCAAGTCTTTTTTCagacatttatttatatttttttaaagagcaagtcacccctaccagagtattacgtcactcccacttcctgtttgaaaaatgcaacaaatgttgttgcccagcagaccgagagggcggagccgctaacagatACATGCGCACTCAggttcacaacgacattgtgacatcatatcgtaTCAGCTAAtgtcctagggtacctcttagccaatagtgatggcagatttaaagagcaagtcaccccctacaagaaattaaagagcaagtcactccaaaccaacattttttttcctgataaactatataaatgagtgtctgattgtgctgtagacacgtgcagtcaataatTCAGCACTTTAGTccatcttaggcctagtccaaacGTAGACGGGGTTTTTTtataacaaatatccgcccctccaaaaacttgcatccacaccaccgcgttttaaaaacaaactctgtccacacgtaaatacgttgttaaggacatgccagacctgtaggcgacagtacttccccgttcttaacctcatccttcgtctgtggtcttccgcaaggagcagtaattccgcttgcaaaaacaaacaagcagaaagcgcttggacaattgatggatcgggtagtgacagagcgcagctctgagggcttccatgatgccggctagtgtaaacacaggtcgcacacgtgttgtcagcatttttttgtcgcggaaagtgacgctgcggaccttaaaactccggttttgtccgtccacacgcagacacccaaaacagagaaaacgcagatcttcactttggccggagtttttaaaaagatccgttttcgtgtggatgactggccaaaacgtaggaaaatatctacgttttggcagatccccggctacgtgtggacagggcctaagttgtctggcagaccgagagggtggcactgctaacaaatacacacacacaggctcacaatggcattgtgacatcataatgtaccagctaacatcatagcatacttcttagccaatagtggtggcagatttacattcaaatacagtgcagaacttTTTTCTTGAcgatggcgcaacactgacagttttaggcagaatattaaaattttaactaagatgcactgaagtgccaaattactgagtacacgtgtctgcagcacgattagacactcgtttatgtagtttatcagcaaaaaaagttgatttgggggtgacttgctctttaaattcaaatgcagtgcagagtttttacctgacaacggcacaacactgcaatTTTAGGAAGAAAATTcgatttttaactaaaatgcactcaaGTGCAAAACAAttaactacacatgtctgcagcacaattagacacacatttatacagtttatcagaaaaaataagttgatttggggggtgacttgctctttaaatgtggtACACAATTAAATTTTGTATTTGTTGCATTTATGTCTTTGTTCAGTGCAGAGtgatttattctactttattcctgTCGTGACAACAAAATATCGCCACTGAGATTAAGATGTATAAAATTAGAGTGATGATAGCCACAATTATTTATGATGGTTAATATTATGATGGTTATAAATTCAAACACAAAATCAAAATTATAGCTTTATGAATCTCTACTGACAAAATAAACTCATTTGACCATTTGATTTCATTCCAGTGGTTCTTTCTTTATTCAGCACTGAAATAAACACGCTGAAGGTTTTTTTGTATTGCATTCGAAGTTTTCCTGTAATCTACCCCAAAGCAGGAATATTAGAAAATTTTGCATatgagaaataaataaataaatacatacacagGGAGttctttaaagtttatttttacctGTGATTTATGCTGCAGCATATTGTATTATATTACGACAAAAAGTTGGGGCAACTGAATGCGTGCAAACTGAGTTATGGAGATGAATGCTAACTTTTCTGTCAGCCCCGAGGCAATCACAGAGACAGGCTGACTTATAAACATGCACATATAATGACAGCTGCTTCAGTGTTTGAACAACACAGACACCCGTTTGCCCAGACTACATTCACATTTGCCAAATAAACTTATTTATTGCATCTTTTCAAAGAATAAGGTTATAAGGCTACAGATCTGGCCTGAGGATAGGGATTcagttttatgaactcttttttaTCGTGTCCTTCTAGTCTCCTTCTGCAAATCCATTTTGCaggggggagagagagaatgtCCTTGGGTGCTAATCTGAGATGTAGAAAGCTCCCCAGGTCTTTTTTAGCAGACGACACAGCCACCTTTCTCCTTGAAGGGGTTCTTCTCCTCAGAAATGCCTTTGACGAGGGTGTCCTCCTCCACTCCCGCCTGAATGTAGTCCTTGATTTCTTCGCAGCATTTAGACGTCTAAAACAACAAGAGGGAGCGTTGAATGAAGCTATCTGCTCTTTGATTCAACAGATTTAAAAGGATTGCTGTTATTGTGCGTTTTTTTAATCGTGTCAGTGTAAAGAACTTACCAGCCACCGTTCAAGTTTGACTTCAACTTTGAGTTGGTTCACCTCCATTAAAGCCCTGTCCTTGTCCGTCAGATCCTCCACGTTTATGACAGGCATCGTCTGTCAAAGCAAAAGAAATGCTTAACATGTTCAGGatgttaaaatattaaaaatagagtttcaAATGAGACTTACAAATGGTCACAGGCAACAGTCCTTCACTGCCAAAATCCTGCAGAAGAATCCCTCTCCCCTCTCTCAATCTGGGTTATAAAGTAATCTGCACCAACAATTCTAATCTGCTAATCTGATTTAAAGAAGCCCCATTGAAGAACGATGCCGTGTAGCTCAAGTTTGCCTACAAAGGCGATTGTGAATCACACAGGTGTCTGTTTGGATTTGTCTGCATGTTTAAAACATATATTTGTTGTCTTTTAACAAACAAATCAGAATTTTAGTTGACTGTGAGTCTGAGTGCAGATGAATGTGGGTTAAAGGGTGGTGCTTCATGCATCGGATCATTCTGATAAGAAGGCTAATCTGTATTTAGCCTCTACCTGTCAAGGTGGAGGCGTATCATTGGTCTAAACATGACTGCACGGCAGTTTTCCATTCACATCCAAAAGTTTGAAACAAACAATATTTACATCATAAAAAATGTCCATGAAAAAAGTTTTACTGTTTGTTTTGTGCATGACCAAAATAAAAAAGTGGGTGAAAACGTTGCTTGTACATCTCATGATCAGCCAGATGTTTTACCTGAAGGTCTTTTGTGGACGTACATCAGCTGATTGATAGGTTTAAAATGTCTTCCGTACCTAACTGATGACTCAAAATCAAAGGTTCTCGTCAGGTTTTCCCTGAAGTCGGCCCTTTCTGTTAGTACATCATCTCAGGAGTGGACTTATATTCAATCACCAACATAACTGATTAACTTTTGGAGGCAATCCACTTCAGAATGTGCAATTTTGGGAATCTTAACAACCCAAACATGAATTCCACAAATTTTACAGACGTAAAACATGGTTTTATTGTTGCTGTGAGTCATTCAAAAACATTTACCCTAACCCTATAGCAAACCatctaaacaagctagcttatgaagagcaagtcacccccaaataaacttttttttgctgataaactaaataaatgggtgtctaatcgtgctgcagacacgtgtcgtcaataatttggcacttcagtgcatcttagttaaaatttaaattttctgcctaaaactggcagtgttgtgccgttgtcaggtaaaaactctgcactgtattttaatttaaagagcaagtcacccccaaatcaactacttttttctgataaactatataaatgtgtgtctaatcatgctgcagacacgtgtagtcaatagtttagcactttagtgcattttagttaaaatttaaaatttctgcctgaaactgtcagtgttgtgccgttgtcaggtaaaaactcttcactgcttttgaatttaaatctgccatcgctattggctaagaggtatgctatgatgtaaactggtacattatgatgtcacaatgtcgtgagtgtgtgtatttgttagtgcctccaccctctcggtctgctaggcaacagcatttgttgcatttttcaaacatgaagtgggagtgaagtacgcttcttgtaaggggtgacttgctctttaaatctgccaccgctattggctaagaggtatgctatgatgtaaattggtacattatgatgtcacaatgctgttgtgagcctgtgtgtgtgtatttgttggcggctccgccttctcggtctgccaggcaacagcatttgttgcatttttcaaacatgaagtgggagtgcagttagactctggtaggggttgacttgctctttaaacactcgCCCTTCCAGTTGGCTATCATTCCTACGCCACATCCCTCTGATACTGGAACGCGCATAAGCAGAGGATACGAGAGAGCACTAAACACCTGTCGCTGTTTTCTAGCTCCAAAtttttcaaatggtgtttttctttgtgggactctggtagtttgtcctacagCTGAAGCAGtaacagccggctgtttctccttctatgatgttattgagcggagaacctcacaccagtggtgttctgctgctaaatgtGCAATTGTGTATGAATGGACGACCCAGGGAAGTGTTGAAGTGCAGCGGTTTGGTGAGACCGCATGGTCTGATGGTTGGTTTGGTCCAAACCGTGGTATTAGCCATCACATAAACGCCCATAACTCAGCCAGTTATACAGGTATTGACCAAAACCTTGGTGTCATAATAACTCATAACTCTCTGAACTCTAACAGACCACACAAGATCTTTCATTGTTTCATAGTTCATATGAATATGAACATGAATGATGAATGTGTTGAGGATTTGACCAGAACTCCATGATCGTAGCTTAAGTTTCTGTTATGAAAATGAGGTTCATTCTAGAAACCTTCAGTGCTTTAGAGAAGCAAGATTTTAGGGTTTGGAGTTGGCTGCAGTCATGATGAAATCTATTGAGTAGACAGGGGTGATTTATTTCCAGTGAGACAGGTGCATGATGGGAACAAGATTTATTTTCCTTACAGGATTCACAAGCCCAGTGGAAAGACAGTGGATGGTGGCTGGCTCTTCCCACCCTGGGTCATATCTCCACAACCTGCCACCCTCAGGAGAACCAAGGACATTCCTGGTGATGCCCCTCTTCGTACCCACCCCCTACTCCCCCTGCTACCCTCAGCTCGATGAGGTGACACACCACcacctattctattctattctattctattctattctattctatcatggcctgtatttgatatagcaccttctagagtcctggaaccccccaaggcgctttacaacacaatcagtcattcacaccctggtggtgatgagctaagatgtagccacagctgtcctggggcacaggCGAATTTGGcgagcaccaccagcaggcaggtgggttacgtgtcttcagtggtggatttagcaatttgggggcccaaggcaaacacagacatggggccccattacactaaattttcgacaatcttatctttaactggatttgcgaaactctaccctattctgacatgagttatttttgctttttattagtcctcctcttttttcctgtctttccctttgagtgccttcaatatttgctctgctttcttcttcctgtcagtgcccctgtgcttttgcctttctttttttttcttttcttctattttccattttagtctatattttcctccctttaaacattttccattgtctttccttttctgcttccttttgatgtttacattgaaaaacaacgtcactttcggaagtgaagataaaagcttttttaaagcaagctgcttctttctcttattggagccactaggataactccaattcatgtttaatgttttgactaccgcttcgagtttgttaccaaTGCTCCCACCTCTCTCCTTCtgtttctgctttctcttcttattTGTGCACtttgcaaacaacaatttggtgcattactgccaccaactggattggagtggaatgactaccaaacacttcctgtttgtgcatcgagtcttaaaggaatagtccattgtggcgttAACTGAGGGGTGCTGgctgtcagggctagggggcccccaagcctaagggggccccaggcagctgccgacctatgcctaatggtaaaaccgcccctgcgtgtcttgcccaaggacacaatgacagcgacaaactgagtgggtctcgaacctgcaaccttcagattactgggtgagcacttaactcctgccaccgtcaccccaatcatcatcatcatcatcatcatcatcatcagtgtgtgagcaCTAACTCCATTCCAGAGAGTTTATTCTAACTTTGATGATTAAACAGTCACAGCTGCGATCCTTTTCAAGTGAACTCGTGCGGTTGTGAAAACGAGTCATCACCTCCCCGCCCCCTGGATTTCCCGGGAAGCGCTCCTGACGCTATAAAGCTGGAAGTGGCTGggatatccacacacacacacagacacacacacacacacggattcaGTAACAACGGGAAAACTCGCGTAGAATGGAGTCGGGCTTCTTATTAGCGCTGTTTACGATCATCTCCTCGCTCCGTCAGGGTGTGACGCTCTTACGCAGCAAAGGTAAGCTGGCGCGCGCCTTTATTTGATTTGACCgactttaaacaaaaaaaaaaaagaagtctcAAAACAACACGTTAGGTGTCTTTTTCTGTAGTTTTGTGTTTTTGGGCTTATTTAACATGTAACAAtgtttttaatgaaaacaggCGCCTGCCTTCTCCAGGTGGACGAGGGACCCTGCAAAGGAAACATCGAGCGCTTTTATTACAACACCATCACCCAGAACTGCGAGCTTTTCTACTATGGTGGCTGCCTGGGGAACTCAAATAACTTCAGGAGTTATCCGGAGTGTCAGAAGACGTGTTTTAGAATCCCAAGTGAGATCCTGGTGACTAAAACCTCATAAATAAAAACTATAGCTGGTGACATTGAACTTCCCACTTTTTCTGCACAGAAGTCCCACAGATCTGCAGGTTT
It contains:
- the gngt1 gene encoding guanine nucleotide-binding protein G(T) subunit gamma-T1 is translated as MPVINVEDLTDKDRALMEVNQLKVEVKLERWLTSKCCEEIKDYIQAGVEEDTLVKGISEEKNPFKEKGGCVVC